One stretch of Roseimicrobium sp. ORNL1 DNA includes these proteins:
- a CDS encoding serpin family protein: MQLLPCHQTAAADNPAAAAVATANNAFAFALLNQVEGGEDNFACSPLSIWSALTMTSAGAEKETLAQMRKVLHLPDSNDVHEQVGAWSKALQASEKVEIRIANRLWGNKTLPLKESFLKLTEKAYGAGLETVDFANQPDASRTRINEWVAQETKDRIKDLLKPEDIRPDTRLVLTNAVYFKGKWLRPFDAHSTASRTFTLATGKTIEAKSMRKSMPLAYMENADLQAVRLPYQGNTTSMIVVLPRKADALLKAGFVNEDQFNAVIAALKSEPQVVVELPRFEVSARLALESTLAAMGMGRAFSDDAEFGAMSSESLKIAKVIHQAWVKVAEEGTEAAAATAVTMMPTGALLPKEEPKLFLVERPFLFFIMDDKTNGVLFTGKVMQPEKAK; the protein is encoded by the coding sequence ATGCAATTGCTGCCCTGCCATCAGACCGCTGCTGCGGATAACCCTGCCGCTGCTGCTGTCGCCACAGCCAACAACGCCTTTGCCTTCGCCCTGCTGAATCAAGTCGAGGGTGGAGAAGACAATTTTGCCTGTTCGCCGCTGAGCATCTGGTCCGCGTTGACCATGACCTCAGCAGGTGCAGAAAAGGAGACGCTCGCACAGATGCGTAAGGTGCTGCACCTGCCGGATAGTAATGATGTGCACGAGCAAGTGGGCGCGTGGAGCAAGGCGTTGCAAGCATCCGAGAAGGTGGAGATTCGCATCGCCAACCGTCTCTGGGGAAACAAGACACTGCCGCTCAAGGAGAGCTTCTTGAAACTCACGGAGAAGGCCTATGGTGCTGGTCTTGAGACGGTCGACTTTGCGAATCAACCCGATGCCTCCCGTACTCGCATCAATGAGTGGGTCGCGCAGGAGACGAAGGACCGCATCAAGGACCTGCTGAAGCCGGAGGACATTCGTCCGGATACCCGGCTGGTGCTGACCAATGCCGTGTATTTCAAAGGCAAGTGGCTGCGTCCGTTTGATGCCCACAGCACTGCCTCTCGCACCTTCACTCTGGCCACGGGCAAAACCATCGAGGCGAAATCGATGCGCAAGAGCATGCCCCTGGCGTACATGGAGAATGCCGATCTGCAGGCGGTGCGGTTACCTTACCAGGGGAATACCACCTCGATGATCGTGGTGTTGCCACGAAAGGCGGATGCCCTGCTCAAGGCAGGTTTCGTCAACGAGGATCAATTCAATGCCGTCATCGCCGCACTGAAGAGTGAGCCGCAGGTCGTGGTCGAACTGCCACGATTTGAAGTCAGCGCCCGGCTCGCGCTTGAGAGTACTCTGGCCGCCATGGGGATGGGGCGCGCCTTCAGCGATGACGCGGAGTTCGGAGCCATGAGCTCGGAGTCCCTGAAAATCGCCAAGGTGATTCACCAGGCTTGGGTGAAAGTTGCGGAGGAGGGGACAGAAGCTGCGGCCGCCACTGCCGTGACCATGATGCCCACCGGCGCGCTTCTTCCCAAGGAAGAGCCCAAGCTCTTTCTGGTGGAACGTCCATTCCTGTTCTTCATCATGGATGACAAGACGAACGGTGTGCTCTTCACCGGAAAGGTGATGCAGCCGGAGAAGGCGAAGTAG
- the pyk gene encoding pyruvate kinase: MRKTKILVTLGPATESASVIESLIRRGANIFRLNMSHASHEWTRTVYQRIREAATALDTDVAVLMDLTGPSIRTGDLAAPWQLKTGDIVELRTDAALPPATELSTTVNYPGITKDLKPGDPIAIDGGMILLRTTSTNGHRVQAEVVTGGEMKSRRHINLPGVDVNLPPLTKKDYADLDLGVEMGVDYFALSFAREPAHIQHLELLLEQKNSSARVIAKIENQQALKNIDAIVQASKGIMVARGDLGSECPLEDLPIIQRDIIERCSYYGRKVIVATQMLESMIENPVPTRAEVTDIFNAVTEQVDCVMLSGETSVGKYPVSCVDVLDRVISKTEQRYSSGRFASDAPLKTNKHKAVKAAVQLANSIPGSRLLVFTKGGVTAHLLAHQRPEFAPIYAFTESLPVARACMSARGLFPFVLEFAEKPGETIERAITLLRNRKALVKGDPIVILSDVLHDDLVVDSILLREA; the protein is encoded by the coding sequence ATGCGAAAGACCAAGATCCTCGTCACCCTCGGACCGGCCACGGAATCCGCTTCTGTCATTGAATCCCTGATCCGGCGTGGTGCGAATATCTTCCGGCTCAACATGAGCCACGCTTCGCACGAGTGGACCCGCACGGTGTATCAAAGGATCCGCGAGGCCGCGACGGCACTGGATACCGATGTCGCCGTGCTCATGGACCTCACCGGTCCCTCCATCCGCACAGGTGACCTGGCCGCTCCCTGGCAACTCAAGACAGGGGATATCGTGGAATTGCGCACGGACGCCGCGCTGCCTCCCGCCACGGAGCTTTCCACAACGGTAAACTACCCCGGCATCACCAAGGACCTGAAACCCGGAGATCCCATCGCGATCGATGGCGGGATGATCCTGCTGCGCACTACTTCCACCAACGGCCACCGCGTGCAGGCGGAAGTGGTCACGGGTGGTGAAATGAAGTCACGCCGCCACATCAATCTTCCCGGTGTGGATGTGAACCTGCCGCCGCTGACGAAAAAGGACTACGCGGATCTCGACCTCGGTGTGGAGATGGGCGTGGACTACTTTGCCCTGAGCTTCGCGCGTGAGCCCGCGCACATCCAGCATCTTGAACTGCTGCTGGAGCAGAAAAATTCTTCGGCGCGTGTCATCGCGAAGATCGAGAATCAGCAGGCGCTCAAGAACATCGATGCCATCGTGCAGGCGTCCAAGGGTATCATGGTGGCGCGAGGTGACCTCGGCAGCGAGTGCCCGCTGGAAGATCTGCCCATCATCCAGCGCGACATCATTGAGCGCTGCTCCTACTACGGACGCAAGGTCATCGTGGCGACGCAGATGCTCGAAAGCATGATCGAGAATCCCGTGCCGACGCGCGCGGAAGTCACGGACATCTTCAACGCCGTCACCGAGCAGGTGGACTGCGTGATGCTCAGCGGTGAGACCAGCGTGGGCAAGTACCCCGTGAGCTGTGTTGACGTGCTGGATCGTGTCATTTCAAAGACCGAGCAGCGCTATTCCAGCGGTCGTTTCGCCAGTGATGCCCCGCTGAAGACAAACAAACACAAGGCGGTGAAGGCCGCCGTGCAACTCGCGAACAGCATCCCCGGATCACGCTTGCTCGTGTTCACCAAGGGTGGTGTGACGGCGCATCTGCTGGCGCATCAGCGTCCTGAGTTCGCTCCGATCTATGCCTTCACCGAAAGTCTCCCCGTAGCCCGCGCCTGCATGAGTGCGCGCGGACTGTTTCCTTTTGTGCTCGAGTTCGCCGAGAAACCCGGTGAAACCATCGAGCGGGCCATCACGCTGCTGCGCAATCGCAAGGCGCTGGTGAAAGGCGACCCCATCGTCATCCTCAGCGACGTGCTGCATGATGATCTCGTGGTGGATTCGATTTTGCTGAGGGAGGCGTGA
- a CDS encoding metalloregulator ArsR/SmtB family transcription factor gives MLLLTAVSSILKSFALLSDPTRVRLLALLRQEELSVAELQEILALGQSNISAQLARLKEAGLVSDRRSGKNRLYKLESPRPKEAENHVHLLALLDAAAQELREAKRDQIALKLVRRKRQDTAKTYFDALAGKFGRQYVPGRSWKGLGEMLMHLVPQVVIADLGAGEGTLSQMLAPHAKQVIAVDNSEQMVAYGSKLAKEHGYTNLDYRHGDIESPPIKDNTVDVAVFSQALHHAQKPEQALAAAYRMLKSGGRLVILDLLKHSFEKARVLYADVWLGFSEVELHEMLEQAGFKQIEVRIVDREAKSPNFQTVLAVAVK, from the coding sequence ATGTTACTCCTCACCGCCGTGTCGTCAATCCTCAAATCCTTTGCCCTGCTCAGCGATCCCACCCGTGTGCGTCTGCTCGCCCTGCTGCGCCAGGAAGAACTCTCGGTGGCGGAGTTGCAGGAGATTCTCGCCCTGGGCCAGAGCAACATCAGCGCGCAGCTTGCACGGTTGAAGGAAGCGGGACTGGTAAGCGACAGACGCTCAGGCAAGAACCGCCTGTACAAGCTGGAAAGTCCGCGGCCAAAGGAGGCGGAGAATCACGTCCACCTCCTCGCCCTGCTGGACGCCGCTGCTCAGGAGCTCCGTGAGGCCAAACGCGACCAGATTGCGCTGAAACTGGTGCGCCGCAAACGCCAGGACACGGCCAAAACCTATTTCGATGCGCTCGCCGGAAAGTTTGGCAGGCAATATGTCCCGGGCCGTTCGTGGAAGGGTCTCGGGGAAATGCTCATGCACCTCGTGCCGCAGGTCGTGATCGCGGATCTCGGCGCGGGGGAGGGCACGCTCTCCCAGATGCTCGCGCCTCATGCGAAGCAGGTCATTGCCGTGGACAACTCCGAGCAGATGGTGGCCTACGGTTCCAAGCTCGCGAAGGAACACGGCTATACGAATCTCGACTACCGGCATGGCGACATCGAGTCACCTCCCATCAAGGACAACACAGTGGATGTCGCCGTCTTCTCCCAAGCCCTGCATCACGCGCAGAAACCCGAGCAGGCTCTCGCTGCCGCGTACCGCATGTTGAAGAGCGGCGGTCGCCTCGTGATCCTGGATCTCTTGAAGCACAGCTTTGAAAAGGCGCGCGTGCTCTACGCAGATGTATGGCTCGGCTTCTCCGAAGTGGAGTTGCACGAAATGCTTGAGCAGGCCGGCTTCAAGCAAATCGAGGTCCGCATCGTGGATCGTGAGGCCAAGAGCCCGAACTTCCAGACCGTGCTCGCGGTGGCGGTGAAGTGA
- the gltB gene encoding glutamate synthase large subunit → MTKHPYYDLPIPNEGSLHRMELERDACGVGFVAKVDGTRSHEILELALGGCCAVVHRGAMEADMKTGDGAGVLAQIPHKILLPVAKEEFGVELDHPLDLAVGVFFLPQDELQRIKIQNVAEGAVAKRDIRIIGWRKVPVNANELGVKSLQTMPYIMHLLMARPEGMDDGPFERALYMARRELILKSRSMGLAEFYVPSMSHKTIIYKALVIATALGKFYQDLQDERFETSLAIFHQRFSTNTFPTWALSHPFRMLAHNGEINTVRGNRNWVASRASDFEHEFWENEEHLLKNLCAVGQSDSASLDAALELLVLSGRDLTHAMSMLVPSAYGIDPTTTDEEKAYYEYHSCFSEPWDGPAALVATDGVSIVASLDRNGLRPSRYKLTEDGVFALGSEVGIIPLDDRKVIKKGRLAPGEMLEVNTLKGTVTTNGDIKEKLAARQPYGTWLKENRHDLTSLAPHAPKEELDILSLSQKQVTFGWNKEEIDMAFAPMLAKGEEVIYSMGDDAALSALSKQPKVLFTYFKQLFAQVTNPPIDPIRERGVMSLDVVLGWQRNWLGETPEHASVVHLKSPFLFENELEKLKKLEAFPCRVLDTTWAVSEGTIGLRKAVDRLCAEAEKAVEENVRILILSDRATDHNRVPVPSLIATGAVHHHLNRAQKRMRLSIVVDTGEARDTHQMACLFGFGASAVCPYLAYESVQEVLEADKTARKPLYTDLDFAKLLTNYRKSLEKGVLKIMSKMGISVLSSYTGAQIFEAIGIGKEVMDSCFTGTPSQIAGIGFDEIAEESLARHAAAYTTGVPESGPIELADPGFYRPRRDGELHSVTGPVIRNFHTFVKSGKAEDYDKYVQAQLENRPAALKDLFEFVPDSGGPIPIEEVESIEDIRVRFTTAAMSLGAISPEAHEALAIAMNSIGGKSDSGEGGEDPRRFKPYENGDWAMSKIKQVASGRFGVTAEYLANAWELEIKMAQGAKPGEGGQLPAMKVSGLIARLRHTQPGVSLISPPPHHDIYSIEDLAQLIHDLKEANPRARVCVKLVAESGVGTVAAGVAKANADIILVSGHEGGTGASPLSSIKHAGMPWELGLAETQQVLMLNGLRDRVTLRTDGGLRNGRDIMTAAILGAEEFNFGTIALIALGCVYVRQCHLNNCPVGVATTDPKFRSRFKGKPEHVVNFFNSVAEETRAIMASLGVAKLNDIIGRPEFLRQRVVPDHKKANLLDLSRILRDVGKELGQDAPRICRVNSNERINHHPLDDKIMQAAQVAISDKRKVNPLRYKVKNTDRNIGTKLAGEIAFHHGNHGLPPGTVEVNCEGSAGQSFGTFLCGGVSLNLTGEANDYVGKGLCGGEIVIRPPAKVHPTFQTHENSIVGNTLLYGATSGALFAAGRAGERFCVRNSGATAVIEGIGDHGCEYMTGGVVAVLGSFGKNFGAGMSGGVAYLLDEAGMFEKLHNPEMIKGGPLTEEDVKALQALIYKHLEKTDSPRARDILDRWDHFRPLFVKVSPKVEPVAVPAEDETPPDTLDAKAQAGVAA, encoded by the coding sequence ATGACAAAGCATCCCTATTACGACCTGCCGATTCCCAATGAAGGCTCACTCCATCGCATGGAGCTGGAGCGTGACGCCTGTGGCGTGGGTTTCGTGGCCAAAGTCGACGGGACACGAAGTCATGAGATTCTAGAGCTGGCCTTGGGTGGTTGTTGTGCCGTGGTGCATCGCGGCGCCATGGAGGCCGACATGAAGACGGGCGACGGCGCCGGCGTGCTGGCCCAGATTCCCCACAAGATCCTGCTCCCGGTGGCCAAGGAAGAATTCGGCGTGGAGCTGGATCACCCCCTCGACCTCGCGGTGGGCGTCTTTTTCCTTCCGCAGGACGAGCTTCAGCGCATCAAGATTCAAAACGTGGCCGAAGGCGCCGTGGCGAAGCGGGACATCCGCATCATCGGCTGGCGCAAGGTGCCGGTGAATGCCAACGAGCTGGGCGTGAAATCCCTGCAGACCATGCCGTACATCATGCACCTGCTGATGGCGCGTCCTGAAGGCATGGATGACGGTCCCTTTGAGCGCGCACTCTACATGGCGCGCCGTGAGCTCATTCTGAAGTCCCGTTCCATGGGTCTGGCCGAGTTCTACGTGCCCTCGATGTCGCACAAGACGATCATCTACAAGGCGCTTGTCATCGCGACCGCGCTGGGCAAGTTCTACCAGGACCTGCAGGACGAGCGCTTCGAAACCTCGCTGGCGATCTTCCACCAGCGCTTCTCCACGAACACCTTCCCCACCTGGGCGCTCTCGCATCCCTTCCGCATGCTGGCGCACAACGGTGAAATCAACACCGTGCGTGGCAACCGCAACTGGGTGGCCTCCCGCGCCAGCGACTTCGAGCACGAGTTCTGGGAGAACGAAGAGCATCTGCTCAAGAATCTCTGCGCCGTGGGCCAGAGCGACTCCGCGAGCCTCGACGCCGCGCTGGAGTTGCTGGTGCTTTCCGGCCGCGACCTCACGCACGCCATGTCCATGCTGGTGCCCTCGGCATACGGCATCGACCCGACGACCACGGACGAGGAGAAGGCCTACTACGAATACCATTCTTGCTTCAGCGAGCCATGGGACGGTCCTGCGGCGCTGGTCGCCACGGATGGCGTCAGCATCGTGGCCAGCCTGGACCGCAATGGTCTGCGCCCCTCACGTTACAAGCTTACGGAAGACGGCGTCTTTGCCCTCGGTTCCGAAGTGGGCATCATCCCGCTGGATGACCGCAAGGTGATCAAGAAAGGACGTCTCGCCCCCGGTGAGATGCTCGAGGTGAATACCCTGAAGGGCACCGTCACCACGAATGGCGACATCAAGGAGAAGCTTGCCGCCCGCCAGCCCTATGGCACATGGCTCAAGGAGAACCGCCACGATCTCACCTCCCTCGCACCTCACGCTCCGAAGGAAGAGCTCGACATCCTGAGCCTCTCCCAGAAGCAGGTCACCTTTGGCTGGAACAAGGAGGAGATCGACATGGCCTTCGCCCCCATGCTGGCGAAGGGCGAAGAAGTCATCTACTCGATGGGTGATGACGCGGCCCTTTCGGCCCTTTCGAAGCAGCCCAAGGTCCTCTTCACCTACTTCAAGCAGCTCTTCGCGCAGGTCACCAACCCGCCGATCGACCCCATCCGCGAACGCGGAGTGATGTCCCTCGACGTGGTACTGGGCTGGCAGCGTAACTGGCTGGGTGAAACGCCCGAGCACGCCAGCGTGGTACATCTCAAGTCGCCCTTCCTTTTCGAGAACGAACTGGAGAAGCTGAAGAAGCTTGAGGCCTTCCCCTGCCGTGTCCTCGACACGACCTGGGCGGTCTCGGAAGGCACCATCGGCCTGCGCAAGGCAGTGGATCGTCTCTGTGCAGAAGCGGAGAAGGCGGTGGAAGAAAACGTCCGCATCCTGATCCTGAGCGACCGTGCCACCGACCACAACCGTGTGCCGGTACCCTCGCTCATCGCGACGGGTGCAGTGCATCATCATTTGAACCGTGCGCAGAAGCGCATGCGTCTCTCCATCGTGGTAGACACGGGTGAAGCGCGCGACACACACCAGATGGCATGCCTCTTCGGCTTTGGCGCGAGCGCGGTGTGCCCGTACCTCGCGTATGAATCCGTGCAGGAAGTGCTGGAGGCCGACAAGACGGCGCGCAAGCCGCTCTACACGGATCTCGACTTCGCCAAGCTGCTGACAAACTACCGCAAGTCGCTTGAGAAGGGCGTGCTGAAGATCATGTCCAAGATGGGCATCAGCGTGCTGAGCAGCTACACCGGCGCGCAGATCTTCGAAGCGATCGGCATCGGCAAGGAAGTGATGGACAGCTGCTTCACCGGCACGCCATCCCAGATCGCCGGCATTGGCTTTGATGAAATCGCGGAGGAAAGCCTCGCACGCCATGCGGCGGCCTACACGACCGGCGTGCCGGAGAGCGGCCCCATCGAGCTGGCTGACCCAGGCTTCTACCGTCCGCGTCGTGACGGTGAACTGCACAGCGTGACCGGCCCCGTCATCAGGAACTTCCACACCTTCGTGAAGTCCGGCAAGGCTGAGGACTACGACAAGTACGTGCAGGCCCAACTTGAGAACCGCCCGGCGGCGCTGAAGGATCTCTTTGAGTTCGTGCCGGACAGCGGTGGCCCGATTCCGATTGAGGAAGTGGAGTCCATCGAAGACATCCGCGTGCGTTTCACCACGGCAGCCATGTCCCTGGGCGCCATCTCGCCTGAGGCGCATGAAGCGCTGGCGATCGCGATGAACAGCATCGGCGGCAAGTCGGACTCTGGTGAAGGTGGTGAAGACCCCCGTCGCTTCAAGCCGTATGAAAACGGCGACTGGGCGATGAGCAAGATCAAGCAGGTGGCGAGCGGACGCTTCGGCGTGACTGCGGAGTACCTCGCGAATGCCTGGGAACTGGAAATCAAGATGGCGCAGGGAGCCAAGCCTGGTGAAGGCGGCCAGCTTCCCGCCATGAAGGTGAGCGGCCTCATCGCACGTCTGCGTCACACGCAGCCGGGTGTGTCCCTCATCAGCCCACCCCCGCACCACGACATCTATTCCATCGAAGACCTCGCGCAGCTCATCCATGACCTGAAGGAGGCGAATCCGCGCGCCCGCGTGTGCGTGAAGCTCGTTGCCGAATCGGGCGTGGGTACCGTGGCTGCCGGTGTGGCCAAGGCGAATGCGGACATCATTCTCGTATCCGGTCATGAAGGTGGCACGGGAGCGAGCCCGCTCTCCAGCATCAAGCACGCAGGTATGCCGTGGGAACTCGGTCTTGCCGAGACCCAGCAGGTGCTCATGCTGAATGGCCTTCGTGACCGCGTCACGCTCCGTACAGACGGCGGCCTGCGCAATGGTCGCGATATCATGACTGCAGCCATCCTCGGCGCGGAGGAGTTCAACTTCGGCACCATCGCCCTCATCGCCCTCGGGTGCGTGTATGTGCGCCAGTGCCACCTGAACAACTGCCCCGTGGGTGTGGCCACAACGGATCCGAAATTCCGCTCCCGGTTCAAAGGCAAGCCCGAACACGTGGTGAACTTCTTCAACTCTGTCGCTGAAGAAACGCGTGCCATCATGGCATCCCTTGGCGTGGCCAAGCTGAATGACATCATCGGTCGCCCTGAATTCCTCAGGCAGCGCGTGGTGCCGGATCACAAGAAGGCGAACCTGCTCGACCTTTCCCGCATCCTCCGTGACGTGGGCAAGGAGCTCGGCCAGGATGCCCCGCGCATCTGCCGCGTGAACAGCAACGAGCGCATCAACCACCACCCGCTGGATGACAAAATCATGCAGGCGGCGCAGGTGGCCATCAGCGACAAGCGCAAGGTGAACCCGCTGCGCTACAAGGTGAAGAACACGGACCGCAACATCGGCACCAAGCTGGCGGGCGAAATCGCCTTCCACCATGGCAACCATGGTCTGCCTCCGGGCACCGTGGAAGTGAACTGCGAAGGCAGCGCGGGCCAGAGCTTCGGCACCTTCCTCTGCGGCGGCGTCTCGCTGAACCTCACCGGTGAAGCGAATGACTACGTGGGCAAGGGCCTGTGCGGTGGTGAGATTGTCATCCGTCCGCCGGCGAAAGTGCACCCCACCTTCCAGACGCATGAGAACAGCATCGTGGGCAACACGCTGCTGTACGGTGCGACGAGCGGCGCGCTCTTCGCAGCGGGCCGCGCGGGTGAACGCTTCTGCGTGCGCAACTCCGGTGCCACCGCTGTCATTGAAGGTATTGGCGACCACGGTTGCGAATACATGACCGGCGGTGTGGTCGCAGTGCTCGGAAGCTTCGGCAAGAACTTCGGCGCCGGCATGAGCGGTGGTGTGGCCTACCTGCTGGATGAGGCCGGCATGTTCGAGAAGCTGCACAACCCCGAGATGATCAAGGGTGGGCCGCTGACCGAAGAGGACGTGAAGGCCTTGCAGGCGCTCATCTACAAGCACCTTGAGAAGACAGACAGTCCGCGCGCGAGGGACATCCTGGATCGCTGGGATCACTTCCGCCCGCTGTTTGTGAAGGTATCTCCCAAAGTGGAGCCGGTGGCAGTGCCGGCGGAGGATGAAACCCCGCCCGACACGCTTGACGCCAAAGCCCAAGCCGGTGTCGCTGCGTGA
- the glgX gene encoding glycogen debranching protein GlgX, which produces MTGLISKLATICFGNEAGAAVWNSQLSKTAPPALGATPTQEGVYFSCYSRTAQAVDVCLYDPLEPSRETQRVRMQRDHNDVWHAFVQDAKVGTLYGFRVHGPWDPPTGRWFNPTKLLLDPHAKAIHGSTNWNAHMQPARADGTPDFRDNGAVMMKSVVISDAFDWQGDTQLGTAWSDTVIYEMHVKGFSMLNQSVPKHLRGTYAGLAQPASIEYLKNLGVTAVQLLPVHQHVDDGFLLAKDLTNYWGYNTVGFFAAHSEYAAAKEPQQQVEEFKAMVRDLHRAGIEVILDVVYNHTAEGDEKGPALVMRGLDNHSYYLLNGDSKVVNYTGTGNTVNAASPGALRMIMDSLRYWVTEMHVDGFRFDLAATMGRRGELFDTLAPFFLGVAQDPVLSRVKLIAEPWDIGPNGYQVGGFPKPWHELNGRFRDKVRRFWKGDEGALASFAKRLSGSQDIFGPAGRSPLVSVNFITSHDGFTLRDLWSYNQKHNKANGEDNRDGDNHNDNWNCGAEGSTKDPIILSLRRRMTRSCLASSFCALGVPFLTMGDERWRTQKGNNNAYCQDNEISWMKWGTVGDEAKMLEFTQKLIRFRMSRPHFRRQMHYNGRINPLTRRPDVTWFDANGKALSHDGWHAAGIRFFGMLVEAPDAPHRAEPGDGSAPLLLLWNNGTSDITFPLPPGRWSVVFDTAREDSFEATDPVTKTMTSAMRSVACLMLLE; this is translated from the coding sequence GTGACGGGACTCATCTCCAAACTTGCCACGATCTGCTTCGGCAACGAGGCAGGGGCAGCCGTCTGGAATTCACAACTTAGTAAAACCGCCCCTCCCGCGCTGGGCGCCACGCCCACGCAGGAGGGGGTGTATTTCTCGTGCTACTCCCGCACCGCCCAAGCGGTGGATGTGTGCCTGTACGATCCGCTGGAGCCCTCCCGCGAGACGCAGCGGGTGCGCATGCAGCGGGATCACAACGACGTGTGGCATGCCTTCGTGCAGGATGCGAAGGTGGGCACGCTCTATGGCTTCCGCGTGCATGGGCCATGGGATCCACCTACGGGTCGCTGGTTCAATCCCACGAAGCTGCTGCTCGATCCGCATGCCAAGGCGATCCACGGCAGTACGAACTGGAATGCCCACATGCAGCCCGCTCGCGCGGACGGCACACCCGATTTCCGTGACAACGGAGCCGTGATGATGAAGTCCGTGGTGATCTCCGACGCCTTCGACTGGCAGGGAGACACGCAACTCGGCACGGCGTGGAGTGACACGGTGATCTACGAGATGCACGTGAAGGGCTTCTCAATGCTCAACCAGTCCGTGCCGAAGCATCTCCGTGGCACCTATGCAGGTCTCGCGCAGCCGGCTTCGATTGAGTACCTGAAGAATCTCGGGGTCACGGCCGTACAACTGCTGCCGGTGCACCAACATGTGGATGATGGCTTCCTGCTCGCGAAGGACCTGACGAACTACTGGGGCTACAACACGGTGGGCTTCTTTGCCGCGCACAGCGAATATGCCGCCGCGAAAGAGCCGCAGCAGCAGGTGGAGGAATTCAAGGCCATGGTGCGTGACCTGCACCGGGCGGGTATCGAGGTGATCCTGGATGTGGTGTACAACCACACCGCTGAAGGAGATGAAAAGGGTCCGGCACTCGTCATGCGCGGGCTGGACAATCATTCCTACTATCTCCTGAACGGCGACAGCAAGGTGGTGAACTACACTGGCACGGGCAACACGGTGAATGCCGCGTCCCCCGGAGCGCTGCGCATGATCATGGACAGCCTGCGCTACTGGGTCACGGAAATGCACGTGGATGGCTTCCGCTTCGACCTCGCGGCCACCATGGGCCGGCGCGGTGAGTTGTTTGATACACTCGCACCTTTCTTCCTCGGCGTGGCACAGGATCCGGTGCTGAGCCGGGTGAAGCTGATCGCGGAACCGTGGGACATCGGTCCGAACGGCTACCAGGTGGGTGGCTTTCCGAAACCGTGGCATGAGCTCAATGGCCGCTTCCGCGACAAGGTACGCCGCTTCTGGAAAGGTGATGAAGGCGCGCTGGCTTCGTTTGCAAAACGCCTCTCCGGCAGTCAGGACATCTTCGGTCCGGCGGGACGTTCGCCACTGGTGAGTGTGAATTTTATCACCTCGCACGATGGCTTCACTCTGCGCGATCTTTGGAGCTACAACCAGAAGCACAACAAGGCCAACGGCGAAGACAACCGTGACGGCGACAATCACAACGACAACTGGAACTGCGGCGCTGAAGGCAGCACGAAGGACCCCATCATCCTGAGCCTGCGTCGCCGCATGACCCGCTCCTGCCTCGCGTCCTCTTTCTGCGCCTTGGGCGTGCCCTTCCTGACGATGGGCGATGAACGGTGGCGCACGCAGAAGGGCAACAACAATGCCTACTGCCAGGACAATGAGATCAGCTGGATGAAGTGGGGCACGGTGGGTGATGAGGCGAAGATGCTGGAGTTCACGCAGAAGTTGATTCGCTTCCGCATGAGCCGCCCGCACTTCCGCCGGCAGATGCACTACAACGGCCGCATCAACCCGCTCACGAGGCGGCCGGACGTGACGTGGTTCGACGCGAACGGCAAGGCACTGTCTCATGATGGCTGGCACGCGGCGGGCATCCGCTTCTTCGGCATGCTGGTGGAGGCGCCGGATGCACCGCATCGCGCAGAACCCGGTGACGGAAGCGCCCCGCTCCTGCTCTTGTGGAACAATGGCACCTCGGATATCACCTTCCCACTGCCGCCCGGGCGCTGGTCGGTGGTGTTTGACACTGCGCGTGAAGACAGCTTCGAAGCGACGGATCCCGTGACCAAAACGATGACCAGCGCGATGCGCTCCGTGGCATGTCTCATGCTGCTTGAATAA